From a single Vampirovibrio chlorellavorus genomic region:
- the ychF gene encoding redox-regulated ATPase YchF, whose product MLQKAGIVGLPNVGKSTLFNALTSSYQAESANYPFCTIEPNVGIVKVPDPRLAVLKELAKTQTVIPAVFEFVDIAGLVRGASKGEGLGNQFLANIREVDAIVHVVRCFEDTDVVHVEGSVDPLRDLETIHIELCLADSSSMEKQMERLRKQIKQKDKESEEKLALFEKIKPIIDGAGVIDHKTLSAEEQILLKRSQLLSTKPVIYAGNVAEGDLANPLGNPHFKKLFDRAAEEGRIAVPISAQIEAELTQLDEAEKSGYLESLGVQSSGIDGLIQAAFKTLSLETYFTAGEKEVRAWPYDKGMTAPQCAGVIHTDFEKGFIRAEVTAYTDYVTVGGEKNAKEKGLMRLEGKDYIMKDGDVVHFRFNV is encoded by the coding sequence ATTTTGCAAAAGGCCGGAATCGTCGGACTTCCCAACGTCGGAAAATCCACCCTGTTTAACGCCCTTACCTCTTCTTATCAGGCGGAAAGCGCCAACTACCCCTTCTGTACCATTGAGCCCAACGTGGGCATCGTGAAGGTGCCCGATCCCCGTCTGGCCGTGCTGAAGGAGCTGGCTAAAACGCAGACGGTCATCCCCGCCGTGTTTGAATTTGTGGACATTGCCGGGCTGGTGCGTGGCGCCAGCAAAGGCGAAGGCCTGGGCAACCAGTTTTTGGCCAACATTCGGGAAGTGGATGCCATTGTGCATGTGGTGCGCTGCTTTGAGGATACCGATGTGGTGCATGTGGAAGGCAGCGTCGATCCCCTGCGGGATCTGGAAACCATCCACATTGAGCTGTGTCTGGCCGACTCCAGCTCCATGGAAAAGCAAATGGAGCGCCTGCGCAAACAGATCAAGCAGAAAGACAAGGAATCGGAAGAGAAGCTGGCCCTGTTCGAGAAGATCAAGCCCATTATTGACGGGGCCGGGGTCATTGATCACAAAACCCTCAGCGCTGAAGAGCAGATCCTGCTCAAGCGCTCCCAACTGCTCAGCACCAAGCCGGTCATTTACGCCGGGAACGTGGCCGAAGGCGACTTGGCCAACCCCTTGGGCAATCCGCACTTTAAAAAGCTGTTTGACCGGGCCGCTGAAGAGGGCCGTATTGCTGTGCCCATTTCCGCCCAGATTGAAGCGGAACTGACCCAGCTGGATGAAGCTGAGAAGTCGGGCTATCTGGAAAGCCTGGGCGTGCAGTCCTCTGGCATTGACGGCTTGATTCAGGCCGCTTTTAAAACCCTGAGTCTGGAAACCTACTTTACGGCTGGCGAAAAAGAAGTGCGGGCCTGGCCTTATGATAAGGGCATGACCGCCCCCCAGTGCGCCGGAGTCATCCACACTGACTTTGAAAAGGGCTTTATTCGGGCTGAAGTGACCGCTTACACCGATTATGTGACCGTCGGCGGCGAGAAAAACGCCAAGGAAAAAGGCTTGATGCGCCTGGAAGGCAAAGACTACATCATGAAAGACGGCGACGTGGTTCACTTCCGTTTTAATGTGTAA
- a CDS encoding DUF58 domain-containing protein, with translation MGGSELALLDQLRDSTLQLAFVAGTALLLGWIRRAQPTGLTLGLILVPVPLLALSVWWPWLSWVAAFYTPLLMLLLMIDGFLLSVPARYLSLSRAMGQKFSIGQRQGIQLSVVNNSPQPLALTLRDSVPEGLRHGQTGATLDLQVTVPAFSHASVNYEVLPTRRGLYRFESIHARYKSRLGLLWLTLSGGRSETVQVVPDLRRIRQMRLKASRAQNAGELQKRSLGLEGTQFSGLRHYFAGDDVRKLAWQATAKLDAPVVRTFAHEVEQPILVLVDAGRAMNVPVKHLQKFDWALNTALAFMGVAIDRGDAVGAGVFANRILANIPMGKGRHHLSRLLDALGQVEVQSVEPDYESVMLQFARGLKRRSLVVVLTDLIDPMASRSLIRSLRSFSRNHVLMVVTLADSQIASTANMLPSSPYAAYQKGVALDLLALREETRQLLCKGHQAMVVDAAPETLDETLIARYLDLKRQNRL, from the coding sequence TTGGGCGGAAGTGAACTGGCCTTGCTGGATCAGTTGAGAGACAGCACCTTGCAGCTGGCGTTTGTGGCCGGAACCGCTCTGCTACTGGGCTGGATACGACGGGCGCAGCCCACGGGATTGACCTTGGGGCTGATTTTAGTGCCGGTTCCCCTGTTGGCCCTCAGTGTGTGGTGGCCCTGGCTGAGCTGGGTGGCCGCTTTCTACACGCCACTCCTCATGTTGCTTTTGATGATAGACGGCTTTTTGCTCAGTGTACCCGCGCGCTATCTCAGCCTGAGTCGCGCCATGGGGCAGAAGTTTTCCATCGGCCAGAGACAAGGGATTCAGTTAAGTGTGGTCAATAATAGCCCTCAGCCCTTGGCCCTCACCCTGAGGGACAGTGTACCCGAAGGGCTGCGACACGGCCAGACGGGAGCCACTCTGGACTTACAGGTGACCGTGCCAGCCTTCAGCCACGCGTCCGTCAATTATGAGGTACTGCCCACGCGCCGGGGTTTGTATCGTTTTGAGAGCATTCACGCCCGCTATAAAAGCCGACTGGGTTTGCTGTGGTTGACCTTGAGCGGCGGACGGTCGGAGACGGTTCAGGTGGTTCCCGATTTGCGGAGAATTCGACAAATGCGCCTGAAGGCCTCCAGGGCTCAAAACGCCGGGGAGTTGCAAAAGCGCTCTCTAGGGCTGGAAGGTACCCAGTTCAGTGGACTTCGGCATTATTTCGCGGGCGATGATGTCCGTAAACTGGCCTGGCAGGCTACCGCCAAGCTGGATGCCCCGGTGGTGCGCACCTTCGCCCACGAAGTGGAGCAGCCCATTCTGGTCTTGGTGGATGCCGGACGGGCCATGAATGTCCCGGTCAAGCACCTGCAAAAATTCGACTGGGCCTTGAACACCGCCCTGGCCTTTATGGGAGTGGCCATTGATCGGGGAGACGCCGTGGGGGCAGGAGTTTTCGCCAACCGAATTTTGGCCAACATTCCCATGGGCAAGGGGCGGCATCATCTCAGTCGTCTGCTGGACGCCCTGGGGCAGGTAGAAGTCCAGTCGGTGGAGCCGGATTATGAGAGCGTGATGCTGCAATTCGCCCGAGGGCTCAAGCGGCGCTCTCTGGTGGTGGTGCTGACCGATTTGATCGACCCCATGGCCTCTCGCAGTCTGATCAGAAGCCTGCGAAGTTTTTCCCGCAATCATGTACTAATGGTGGTCACGCTGGCCGATTCGCAAATTGCCAGCACCGCAAATATGCTGCCCTCATCGCCTTATGCGGCGTATCAAAAAGGGGTGGCTCTGGATTTACTGGCCCTGCGTGAAGAAACCCGGCAACTCCTGTGCAAGGGCCATCAGGCCATGGTGGTGGATGCCGCCCCGGAAACACTGGATGAGACGCTCATTGCCCGCTATCTGGACCTAAAGCGCCAAAACCGGCTTTAG
- a CDS encoding DUF4870 domain-containing protein codes for MVNPVSSEPNSDDKLWAGLSYAGLGLFMIPTIVILLMKKGESAYIKFHCLQAIFFGLIDFIIFTLLGIFAMIPLVNILAGLACFFIGLGLLGAWVYLMIMAFTGKDFKIPVLGDFIDNNLMR; via the coding sequence GTGGTCAATCCAGTATCCAGTGAGCCGAACAGTGATGATAAATTGTGGGCCGGGTTGAGTTATGCGGGCCTGGGCCTCTTCATGATTCCAACCATTGTTATTCTTCTGATGAAAAAAGGGGAATCCGCATACATTAAATTTCACTGTCTACAGGCTATATTTTTTGGCCTGATAGATTTCATTATTTTTACGCTTCTTGGTATTTTTGCCATGATCCCGCTTGTAAATATATTGGCCGGATTGGCGTGCTTTTTCATTGGTTTGGGCCTGCTTGGTGCGTGGGTTTACTTAATGATTATGGCTTTTACCGGCAAAGACTTTAAAATCCCGGTGCTGGGCGATTTCATTGACAACAATTTGATGCGCTAA
- the hpf gene encoding ribosome hibernation-promoting factor, HPF/YfiA family yields MKLIVNGRNIELTDAIKAYVSEKIGRLEHHYDFIQEIHVFLSVEKNPRINEGQLAEATVVVNRAVLRVEVSSIDLYGSIDKLVDKVERVLSRHKTKLLGRAKSAKGESIRKAGIEEEAESLLGPDEDDLLQGVFLTYEDQEEAEATTEGYRS; encoded by the coding sequence ATGAAACTAATCGTCAACGGTCGTAATATCGAGCTAACTGATGCGATTAAAGCGTATGTTTCCGAAAAAATCGGACGGTTGGAGCATCATTACGATTTTATTCAGGAAATTCACGTATTCCTAAGCGTGGAAAAGAACCCCCGTATCAATGAAGGCCAGCTGGCGGAGGCCACGGTGGTGGTCAACCGGGCGGTTTTGCGGGTAGAAGTCTCCTCCATTGACCTGTATGGCAGTATCGACAAGCTGGTGGACAAGGTGGAACGGGTTCTCAGCCGTCATAAAACCAAACTGCTGGGCCGGGCCAAGTCCGCCAAGGGCGAATCCATCCGCAAGGCTGGCATCGAAGAAGAGGCCGAGAGCTTATTGGGGCCGGATGAGGATGACTTGCTACAAGGCGTCTTCCTGACTTACGAGGATCAAGAGGAAGCCGAAGCCACCACGGAGGGTTACCGCAGTTAA
- the eno gene encoding phosphopyruvate hydratase, translating to MVSFIEHVEAREILDSRGNPTVEVEVTLSGEAIGRAAVPSGASTGSREALELRDGDKARYAGKGVLQAVENVNETINRELVDRNAFHQSEIDQLLIDLDGTPNKSKLGANAMLGVSMAVARAAAETVKQPLYRYLGGVNATILPVPMMNIINGGAHADNTIDIQEFMIVPVGAYSFSEALRWGAEIFHTLRKVLAERNLATGVGDEGGFAPNLKSAAEALELIIHAIERAGYNTKDQVKLALDVAASEFYKNGHYDMTGEGKKLNREEMVAYLADLVEQYPIISVEDGMAEGDWDGWKLLTEAIGHKVQLVGDDLFVTNPAILREGIEKGVANSILIKLNQIGTLSETLSAISMAQQAGYTTVISHRSGETEDSFIADLAVAVNAGQIKTGSLCRSERIAKYNQLLRIEQELGPVAQYAGPSAFKCLRHAGNPVAIAK from the coding sequence ATGGTTTCCTTTATCGAGCATGTAGAAGCCCGTGAAATTCTAGACTCTCGCGGCAATCCCACTGTGGAAGTGGAAGTGACCCTGTCCGGGGAGGCCATTGGCCGGGCTGCCGTTCCCTCCGGGGCCAGTACCGGCTCTCGGGAAGCCCTGGAGTTGCGGGACGGGGATAAGGCCCGCTACGCAGGCAAGGGGGTGTTGCAGGCCGTTGAGAACGTCAACGAAACCATTAACCGGGAGCTGGTGGATCGCAACGCCTTTCATCAATCCGAGATTGACCAGCTTTTGATTGATCTGGACGGTACCCCCAACAAAAGCAAGCTGGGCGCGAACGCCATGCTGGGCGTCAGTATGGCCGTGGCCCGGGCCGCCGCCGAAACTGTCAAACAGCCCTTATACCGTTATCTGGGCGGCGTGAACGCCACCATTTTGCCGGTGCCCATGATGAACATCATCAACGGCGGGGCCCATGCCGACAACACCATTGATATTCAGGAATTCATGATCGTCCCGGTGGGCGCTTACTCTTTCTCTGAAGCCTTGCGCTGGGGCGCCGAGATCTTCCACACCTTGCGAAAAGTGTTGGCGGAGCGCAACTTGGCCACTGGCGTTGGCGATGAGGGCGGATTCGCCCCCAACCTGAAAAGCGCCGCCGAGGCATTGGAGCTGATCATCCACGCCATTGAGCGGGCTGGCTACAACACCAAGGATCAGGTCAAACTAGCTCTAGACGTAGCCGCTTCCGAGTTCTATAAGAATGGCCACTACGATATGACTGGCGAAGGCAAGAAGCTGAACCGGGAAGAAATGGTGGCCTATCTGGCCGACCTGGTTGAGCAGTACCCCATCATCTCCGTGGAAGACGGCATGGCCGAAGGCGACTGGGACGGCTGGAAGCTGCTGACCGAAGCCATCGGCCACAAAGTGCAACTGGTCGGCGATGACCTGTTCGTCACCAACCCGGCCATTCTGCGGGAAGGTATTGAAAAAGGCGTGGCCAACAGCATTCTCATCAAGCTGAATCAGATTGGCACCCTCAGTGAAACCCTGTCCGCCATTAGCATGGCCCAGCAAGCGGGTTACACCACGGTCATCAGCCATCGTTCCGGGGAAACCGAGGACAGCTTCATTGCCGATTTGGCCGTGGCTGTTAACGCCGGACAAATTAAAACCGGTTCACTGTGCCGCTCCGAGCGGATTGCCAAATACAACCAACTGTTGCGCATTGAGCAGGAGTTAGGTCCGGTGGCCCAGTATGCTGGCCCCAGCGCCTTTAAGTGTCTGCGTCACGCTGGTAATCCGGTGGCCATTGCCAAATAG
- a CDS encoding RNA-binding S4 domain-containing protein, with translation MRLDKYLKVSRLVKRRTVAAELCQGGHVKLNGQTAKPAAEVKPGQTLELRFGNRLLTVKIAQTPEKAVPAQLADTLYEVVQEIQLQPAPRENPL, from the coding sequence ATGCGACTGGATAAATACCTCAAAGTCTCTCGTCTGGTGAAGCGCCGCACCGTGGCCGCCGAATTGTGCCAGGGCGGACACGTCAAGCTCAACGGGCAAACCGCCAAGCCCGCGGCGGAAGTAAAGCCCGGACAAACTCTGGAACTGCGCTTCGGTAACCGCCTGCTCACCGTCAAAATTGCTCAAACCCCGGAAAAAGCCGTACCCGCCCAATTGGCTGACACCTTGTACGAAGTCGTGCAGGAAATTCAGCTGCAACCCGCCCCCCGGGAAAACCCGCTATAG
- a CDS encoding Glu/Leu/Phe/Val family dehydrogenase: MQEFYNETFLNAQKQLDHVAQLMNLDAGVHERLRYPRKALIVSVPIKLDNGQTKVFSGYRVQHDQTLGPTKGGIRFHHEVNLGEVAALAMWMTWKCALLNLPYGGAKGGVCCFPEEMSVNEMERLARRYTTEILSMIGPEKDIPAPDMYTNENTMAWIMDTYSNFIGYAVPGVVTGKPVSVGGSLGRKEATGRGVAHTVKMALEKLQLGKDEPTAAVQGFGNVGSITAKYLHQQGIRVVAVSDVQGGVYSAKGLDIPRLLSYVAERGTVVGFDDLDTIENKDVLELEVDILVPAALANVITEHNADRIKCKILAEGANGPVTPEADLILQNKGIFIIPGILANAGGVVVSYFEWVQDIQHLFWSEEQVNEKLGYLMGRAFEEVYQVSTNKKVDNRTAAMMIGVGRVASAKMLRGLYP, from the coding sequence ATGCAGGAATTTTATAACGAAACATTTTTGAACGCTCAGAAGCAACTGGATCATGTGGCCCAATTGATGAATCTGGATGCCGGGGTGCATGAGCGGCTTCGTTACCCTCGCAAGGCGTTGATCGTTTCGGTTCCCATCAAGCTGGACAACGGTCAAACCAAGGTGTTCAGCGGCTATCGGGTGCAGCACGATCAGACCCTGGGGCCTACCAAGGGCGGCATTCGCTTTCACCACGAGGTCAATCTGGGAGAGGTGGCCGCTTTGGCCATGTGGATGACCTGGAAATGCGCTCTCTTGAACCTGCCCTACGGCGGGGCCAAAGGCGGGGTCTGCTGCTTCCCGGAAGAAATGAGTGTGAACGAGATGGAGCGATTGGCCCGTCGTTACACCACCGAGATTTTATCCATGATCGGGCCGGAAAAAGACATTCCCGCCCCGGACATGTACACCAATGAAAACACCATGGCCTGGATTATGGACACCTACAGCAACTTTATCGGCTACGCCGTGCCGGGGGTAGTGACTGGCAAGCCGGTTTCCGTGGGCGGATCACTGGGTCGCAAGGAAGCCACCGGTCGGGGTGTGGCCCATACAGTCAAAATGGCTCTGGAAAAGCTGCAACTGGGCAAGGATGAACCCACCGCCGCCGTGCAGGGCTTTGGCAACGTGGGTAGCATTACGGCCAAGTATCTGCACCAGCAAGGTATTAGAGTGGTGGCAGTGTCCGATGTGCAGGGCGGCGTGTACAGCGCCAAGGGACTGGATATACCTCGCCTGCTCTCTTACGTGGCCGAACGAGGCACCGTGGTGGGCTTTGACGATCTGGACACCATTGAGAACAAGGATGTGCTGGAGCTGGAAGTGGATATTCTGGTACCAGCGGCCTTGGCCAACGTAATTACCGAGCATAACGCCGATCGCATCAAGTGCAAAATTCTGGCGGAAGGGGCCAATGGCCCGGTCACCCCCGAAGCGGATTTGATTCTGCAAAACAAGGGCATTTTCATCATTCCCGGCATTCTGGCCAACGCTGGCGGCGTGGTGGTCTCTTACTTTGAATGGGTGCAGGACATTCAGCACCTGTTCTGGAGCGAAGAGCAGGTCAATGAGAAGCTGGGCTACCTGATGGGCCGGGCGTTTGAAGAGGTTTATCAGGTGTCCACCAACAAAAAGGTGGACAATCGCACCGCGGCCATGATGATTGGGGTCGGTCGGGTGGCTTCCGCCAAAATGCTGCGGGGCCTGTACCCCTAG